TCCACCACGGCGAAAGTAATCGCTGGCCACCCGGCCTACGAGGTAACCGAGGGAGAGGTCATTCTCACCCTCGACGACGAGGACGTACCGGAAGACAAGCGGTCTTGGGACCTTCTCGACCTCGAACCGAACGAGCGCGCGGCGCTCGGCATCTTCCTCGGTTTCCAGTATCCGGCCGAAATCGAGGGCGTCACGATGGTCAACTTCCTCCGACAGGCGCTCAACGCCAAACTCGACGAGCAAGCGGAACTCTTCGAGGACGAAGACGAGGAAGCTGAGGCCGACGACGAAGACGAAGACGCGGGCTACGACACCAGTCCCATGGAGGGTCCCGCCGACGAGGGCGAGGTTGACGTTGCGGAGTTCCAGCAGATTCTCTCCGAGAAGATGGACCTGCTCGACATGGACGAGGAGTTCGCCCATCGGTACCTCAACGCTGGCTTCTCCGGCGGCGAGAAGAAGCAAAACGAGGTCCTTCAGGCGGCCATCCTCGAACCGTCCATCGCGGTGCTGGACGAGATCGACTCCGGTCTCGACATCGACCGCCTACAGGACGTGTCGAACGGTATCAACGCCCTGCGCGACGAGCAGGGCACCGGCGTTCTCCAGATTACTCACTACCAGCGGATTCTCGACTACGTCGAACCCGACCACGTTCACGTCATGCTCGACGGCGAAATCGCCATGAGCGGTGGCGCGGAA
This genomic stretch from Halorussus pelagicus harbors:
- a CDS encoding ABC transporter ATP-binding protein, coding for MATLELKNLHAEVVEADEKILNGVDLQVDSGEIHALMGPNGSGKSTTAKVIAGHPAYEVTEGEVILTLDDEDVPEDKRSWDLLDLEPNERAALGIFLGFQYPAEIEGVTMVNFLRQALNAKLDEQAELFEDEDEEAEADDEDEDAGYDTSPMEGPADEGEVDVAEFQQILSEKMDLLDMDEEFAHRYLNAGFSGGEKKQNEVLQAAILEPSIAVLDEIDSGLDIDRLQDVSNGINALRDEQGTGVLQITHYQRILDYVEPDHVHVMLDGEIAMSGGAELAEKLEDKGYDWVRDEVYEAA